From Oceanicaulis alexandrii DSM 11625, one genomic window encodes:
- a CDS encoding cupin domain-containing protein, which produces MRLIKPESYTGERAWDALDIERFDAATVRMHWTDQPYKWHVNDGPEVFVLLKGKLDMHVKDAAGEVSILPMEEGDVFHAQSGDAHVAHPQGAARVLVIETPGSV; this is translated from the coding sequence ATGAGACTGATCAAGCCAGAGAGCTATACAGGTGAACGCGCCTGGGACGCCTTGGACATTGAGCGCTTTGATGCGGCGACGGTTCGGATGCACTGGACCGACCAGCCCTATAAGTGGCACGTCAATGACGGGCCGGAAGTGTTTGTCTTGCTCAAGGGCAAGCTCGACATGCACGTCAAGGACGCCGCCGGTGAGGTCTCTATTCTGCCGATGGAAGAGGGCGATGTGTTTCACGCTCAGTCCGGGGATGCGCATGTGGCCCACCCGCAGGGCGCTGCCCGCGTGCTTGTGATTGAAACGCCAGGAAGCGTGTGA
- a CDS encoding SlyX family protein, translating into MSSDRLDQLEIHVAEQQQMLDDLSEVLTRQTKEIEALKARLSQSDGRIAELEAGLPAPVNEKPPHY; encoded by the coding sequence ATGAGTTCTGACCGCCTCGACCAGCTTGAAATCCACGTCGCCGAGCAGCAGCAAATGCTCGATGATCTGTCCGAGGTTCTGACCCGTCAGACTAAAGAGATCGAGGCGCTGAAGGCGCGGTTGAGCCAGTCTGACGGGCGGATCGCCGAGCTGGAGGCGGGCCTGCCCGCGCCCGTCAATGAAAAGCCGCCGCATTACTGA
- a CDS encoding type 1 glutamine amidotransferase domain-containing protein, with protein MNILMVLTSHDQLGDTGEKTGFWLEEFAAPYYAFKDGGAKLTLASPKGGQPPLDPKSDSEDAQTEDTKRFKSDEDSQKALANTVKLSTVSAEDFDAVFYPGGHGPLWDLTNDDDSVALIEAFWNADKPVAAVCHAPSVLLNAKDEHGHPLVKGRKVSGFTNSEEEAVGLTNVVPHLLEDALKEKGGDYHKGEDWAPFAVSDHRLITGQNPASSKPVAEALMAQLKIG; from the coding sequence ATGAATATCCTGATGGTCCTGACCTCACACGATCAACTTGGCGACACCGGCGAGAAGACCGGTTTCTGGCTCGAAGAATTCGCCGCGCCCTATTACGCGTTCAAGGATGGCGGCGCGAAGCTCACCCTCGCCTCGCCCAAGGGCGGCCAGCCGCCGCTGGATCCCAAAAGCGACAGCGAAGACGCCCAGACCGAAGACACAAAACGCTTCAAAAGCGACGAAGACTCGCAAAAAGCGCTCGCCAATACGGTGAAGCTCTCAACGGTGAGCGCGGAGGATTTTGACGCCGTGTTCTATCCCGGCGGCCACGGCCCGCTCTGGGATCTGACCAATGATGATGACAGCGTGGCGTTGATCGAGGCGTTCTGGAACGCTGACAAGCCGGTCGCTGCGGTCTGCCACGCCCCGAGCGTTCTTCTGAACGCGAAGGATGAGCATGGCCATCCGCTGGTAAAGGGCCGCAAGGTCTCCGGCTTCACCAATTCAGAAGAAGAGGCTGTGGGCCTGACGAATGTGGTGCCCCACCTTCTGGAAGACGCCTTGAAGGAAAAAGGCGGTGATTATCACAAGGGGGAGGACTGGGCGCCGTTCGCGGTTTCCGATCATCGCCTGATCACCGGCCAGAACCCGGCCTCGTCCAAGCCGGTCGCCGAAGCGCTGATGGCACAGCTCAAGATCGGCTAA